In Xiphias gladius isolate SHS-SW01 ecotype Sanya breed wild chromosome 5, ASM1685928v1, whole genome shotgun sequence, the following are encoded in one genomic region:
- the nphp3 gene encoding nephrocystin-3 isoform X2 → MGTASSLVSPGEVIEDGYGGEGGEACEIPVEVKPKARLLRSSFRRGPRVIGASFKSTGSVDLEYAAEYERLRKEYEIFRVSKNNEISSMQKKEAKLDEENKRLRAELQALQKTYQKILREKESALEAKYQAMERAATFEHDRDKVKRQFKIFRETKEKEIQDLLRAKRDLEAKLQQLQAQGIQVYDPNDSDSDDNQTSVTAAGTQCEYWTGGVLGSEPSMGSMMQLQQTFRGPEFAHSLIDVEGPFANVSRDDWDAAVASLLQVSPHVPQALWSNTVRCYLIFTQETKAELDIFIKKNSPLLRKMCEGLGHFYLNICFPEESAASYAVERKQEIERSSVCVLLLKSTVTSSAVEDCEEAFVKNPEGHPLVLYLKTEEDHNLTGPTRQLLERVNAADKAAKVKVVDHSGSAEDGADLIYAQLEKVIKQELLGLEGADTDSKDSGIEEGREEDSGDVLWDLHDEQEQIESYQQACSSTTSQLGFQKYIDRLNDMIAAPPPTPPLLVSGGPGSGKSLLLSKWIELQQKQSPNTLFLYHFVGRPLSTSSEPVLIIKRLTVKLLQHFWSISGLSMEPSKILEEFPRWLERLSARHQGNIIIIIDSIDQIEQAERHMKWLIDPLPVNVRVVVSVNVETCPQAWRLWPTLHLDPLSPREVRSVVNAECQSMDLRLTKDQEKKLERHCRSASTCNALYVTLLARMITSRSCWSQEKGMEQCLQCQDTMSLYRLGLKMTLSSLNTDRERHIMREILCLVCASHNGVSESEVLDLFPELQLPFLSSVLYRLNRLCIVTLRCGLIRFQHLQAWEAVRLEFLGGGSSSATYREKLIHYFSQQLGQNRVTWRVADELPWLLQQQEDRTKLQLSLLNLFVSQNLYKRGHFSELLAYWQYVGKDKSSMASEYFDSLKHYEKSCESEDSMTNLANLYETLGRFLKDLGLPSQAVAPLQRSLEIRETALDPDHPSVARSLHQLAGVYVQWKKYGNAEQLYKQALEISENAYGAEHASVARELESLAMLYQKQNKYEQAEKLRKRSVKIRQKTARQKGHMYGFTLLRRRALQLEELTLGKDSADCAKTLNELGVLYYLQNNLDAAKVFLTRSLEMRQRVLGPDHPDCAQSLNNLAALHTERREYETAEDMYERALDIRKKALSPDHPSLAYTLKHLAMLYKRRGKLEKAVPLYELSLEIREKSFGPKHPSVATALVNLAVIYCQLKKHNDALPLYERALKVYEDSLGRSHPRVGETLKNLAVLSYEEGDFEKAAELYKRAMEIKEAEPSLVCGNAPSRHSSSGDTFSLRGPAPLPHAPR, encoded by the exons ATGGGCACCGCATCCTCTTTGGTCAGCCCCGGAGAGGTGATCGAGGATGGATATGGAGGTGAAGGTGGGGAAGCCTGTGAGATCCCGGTGGAGGTCAAGCCCAAAGCCCGACTCCTGCGCAGTTCCTTTCGCAGAGGACCTCGGGTGATTGGGGCCAGTTTCAAATCCACCGGTTCTGTGGATCTAGAGTATGCTGCTGAGTATGAAAGACTCCGTAAAGAGTATGAAATCTTCCGTGTTAGTAAGAATAATGAGATATCATCCATGCAAAAGAAGGAAGCCAAGCTGGATGAAGAGAACAAGAGGCTGAGAGCTGAGCTACAG GCTCTGCAGAAGACCTATCAGAAGATActtagagaaaaagagagtgctCTTGAGGCAAAGTACCAAGCTATGGAGAGGGCTGCCACTTTTGAACATGATAGGGACAAAGTAAAACGACAATTTAAG ATTTTCCGcgagacaaaagaaaaggagattCAGGATCTCCTGCGGGCCAAAAGGGACTTGGAAGCCAAACTTCAACAGTTGCAGGCTCAGGGCATCCAAGTCTATGACCCAAATGATTCTGACTCAGATGACAACCAGACATCTGTCACTG CTGCAGGGACACAGTGTGAGTACTGGACTGGTGGTGTGCTGGGAAGTGAGCCCTCTATGGGTAGTATGATGCAGTTGCAACAGACTTTCCGAGGACCAGAATTTGCGCACAGTTTGATAGATGTGGAGGGACCCTTTGCAAATGTAAGCAGAG ATGACTGGGATGCTGCAGTGGCCAGTTTGCTTCAGGTCTCCCCTCATGTGCCCCAGGCCTTATGGAGTAACACAGTGCGCTGCTATTTAATCTTTACCCAGGAGACCAAAGCTGAGCTGGATATCTTTATTAAG AAGAACTCTCCTCTTTTACGGAAGATGTGTGAGGGTCTTGGCCATTTCTACCTGAATATCTGCTTCCCAGAGGAAAGTGCTGCTTCATATGCTGTGGAGCGCAAGCAGGAGATTGAAAGGagctctgtctgtgtgcttcTTCTCAAATCTACTGTCACTAG CTCTGCTGTGGAGGATTGTGAGGAAGCTTTTGTGAAGAATCCAGAAGGCCATCCACTGGTACTCTACCTCAAGACTGAAGAAGATCACAATTTGACTGGACCCACCAGGCAACTGCTAGAAAGGGTCAATGCTGCAGACAAGGCTGCTAAAGTCAAG GTGGTTGATCATAGTGGTTCCGCAGAGGATGGAGCTGACCTGATTTATGCCCAGCTAGAGAAAGTCATCAAACAG GAGTTGCTGGGTCTTGAAGGAGCAGATACTGACTCTAAGGACTCTGGGATAGAGGAGGGACGTGAGGAAGACTCTGGAGATGTGTTGTGGGACCTGCACGATGAACAGGAACAGATTGAGTCTTATCAGCAGGCTTGTAGCAGCACCACCTCTCAATTAGGCTTCCAGAAG TATATAGATCGTTTGAATGACATGATAGCTGCTCCCCCTCCCACCCCTCCTCTGCTGGTGTCTGGTGGTCCAGGCTCAGGAAAGTCTCTACTGCTCTCCAAATG GATTGAGCTGCAGCAGAAGCAGTCCCCCAACACCTTGTTCCTTTATCATTTCGTTGGTCGTCCGCTTTCTACAAGCTCAGAGCCAGTTCTCATTATCAAACGCCTCACAGTCAAA CTGCTGCAGCACTTTTGGTCCATTTCTGGCTTGTCCATGGAGCCAAGTAAGATCTTGGAGGAGTTTCCCCGCTGGCTTGAAAGGCTTTCAGCACGGCATCAAGGaaacatcatcattatcatcgACTCAATTGACCAAATAGAG CAAGCGGAAAGACACATGAAGTGGCTGATTGACCCTCTACCTGTCAATGTTAGAGTGGTGGTGTCTGTCAATGTTGAGACATGTCCTCAAGCTTGGAG GTTGTGGCCCACACTCCACTTGGACCCGTTGAGTCCCCGAGAGGTCAGGAGTGTTGTCAATGCAGAATGCCAGAGCATGGATCTCAGACTTACTAAGGACCAG GAGAAGAAATTGGAAAGGCACTGTCGCTCAGCATCAACCTGCAATGCATTATATGTCACACTACTGGCAAGGATGATCACCAG TAGATCATGTTGGTCACAGGAGAAAGGCATGGAGCAGTGTCTGCAGTGTCAGGACACCATGTCGCTCTACCGCCTGGGACTCAAGATGACGCTGAGCTCGctcaacacagacagagagcgaCACATTATGAGAGAG ATACTGTGCCTTGTATGTGCCAGCCATAATGGAGTGAGTGAGTCAGAGGTACTAGACCTTTTCCCAGAGCTACAGttacctttcctttcctctgtgcTGTACCGCCTGAACAGACTCTGCATTGTAACCCTCCGCTGTGGGCTCATCAGATTTCAACACCTGCAG GCTTGGGAAGCTGTGAGGTTGGAGTTCCTGGGTGGAGGAAGCAGCTCAGCCACTTACAGAGAGAAACTCATCCATTACTTCAGCCAACAACTCGG ccaGAATCGTGTGACGTGGCGTGTTGCAGATGAGCTTCCCTGGCTGCTCCAACAGCAGGAAGACAGGACTAAGCTGCAGCTCAGCCTCTTGAACCTGTTTGTCTCCCAAAACCTCTACAAGAG gGGTCATTTCTCAGAGTTGCTGGCCTATTGGCAGTATGTGGGCAAAGACAAAAGCTCAATGGCCAGTGAGTACTTTGACTCCCTGAAACACTATGAGaagagctgtgagagtgaagACAGCATGACCAATTTGGCAAACCTGTATGAGACTTTAGGACGTTTCCTTAAAGACCTGGGCCTTCCAAGTCAG GCTGTAGCCCCTTTACAAAGGTCCCTTGAGATCAGGGAGACAGCCCTGGACCCAGACCATCCCAGCGTAGCTCGCTCCCTGCACCAGCTGGCCGGGGTTTATgttcagtggaagaagtatgGCAACGCTGAGCAGCTGTATAAGCAGGCCCTGGAGATAAGCGAGAACGCCTACGGTGCTGAGCACGCCAGCGTAGCACGAGAGCTAGAATCACTCGCCATGCTCtatcagaaacaaaacaa GTATGAACAAGCAGAGAAACTCAGGAAGAGGTCAGTGAAGATACGTCAGAAAACCGCTCGCCAGAAAGGTCATATG TATGGCTTCACTTTGTTAAGGCGGAGAGCTCTACAGCTTGAGGAGCTAACCTTGGGGAAAGACTCTGCTGACTGTGCCAAGACACTTAATGAACTGGGAGTCCTGTACTACCTCCAAAACAACCTGGA TGCAGCCAAGGTTTTTTTGACCCGGTCTCTTGAGATGCGTCAGCGTGTCCTCGGTCCAGATCATCCAGACTGTGCTCAGTCCCTCAACAACCTGGCTGCACTGCACACTGAGAGGAGGGAGTATGAAACAGCTGAGGACATGTATGAGAGGGCGCTGGACATTCGCAAGAAGGCCTTGTCCCCAGACCACCCATCGCTGgcatacacactcaaacacctGGCCATGCTCTATAAACGCAGA GGGAAGCTGGAGAAGGCTGTGCCACTGTATGAGCTCTCTCTGGAAATCAGGGAAAAAAGTTTTGGGCCCAAACATCCCAGTGTAGCCACAGCACTGGTTAACCTGGCTGTAATATACTGCCAATTG AAGAAGCACAATGATGCCTTGCCTCTTTATGAACGAGCACTTAAAGTGTATGAGGACAGTTTGGGGCGCTCACATCCACGAGTCGGAGAGACCCTAAAAAACCTGGCTGTGCTAAG CTATGAAGAGGGCGACTTTGAGAAGGCAGCAGAGCTTTACAAGCGTGCAATGGAAATTAAAGAGGCAGAGCCATCGCTAGTGTGTGGAAATGCCCCGTCCCGTCATTCCTCCAGTGGGGACACATTTAGCCTGAGAGGACCTGCTCCCCTCCCACATGCCCCAAGGTGA
- the nphp3 gene encoding nephrocystin-3 isoform X1, which yields MGTASSLVSPGEVIEDGYGGEGGEACEIPVEVKPKARLLRSSFRRGPRVIGASFKSTGSVDLEYAAEYERLRKEYEIFRVSKNNEISSMQKKEAKLDEENKRLRAELQALQKTYQKILREKESALEAKYQAMERAATFEHDRDKVKRQFKIFRETKEKEIQDLLRAKRDLEAKLQQLQAQGIQVYDPNDSDSDDNQTSVTAAGTQCEYWTGGVLGSEPSMGSMMQLQQTFRGPEFAHSLIDVEGPFANVSRDDWDAAVASLLQVSPHVPQALWSNTVRCYLIFTQETKAELDIFIKKNSPLLRKMCEGLGHFYLNICFPEESAASYAVERKQEIERSSVCVLLLKSTVTSSAVEDCEEAFVKNPEGHPLVLYLKTEEDHNLTGPTRQLLERVNAADKAAKVKVVDHSGSAEDGADLIYAQLEKVIKQELLGLEGADTDSKDSGIEEGREEDSGDVLWDLHDEQEQIESYQQACSSTTSQLGFQKYIDRLNDMIAAPPPTPPLLVSGGPGSGKSLLLSKWIELQQKQSPNTLFLYHFVGRPLSTSSEPVLIIKRLTVKLLQHFWSISGLSMEPSKILEEFPRWLERLSARHQGNIIIIIDSIDQIEQAERHMKWLIDPLPVNVRVVVSVNVETCPQAWRLWPTLHLDPLSPREVRSVVNAECQSMDLRLTKDQEKKLERHCRSASTCNALYVTLLARMITSSRSCWSQEKGMEQCLQCQDTMSLYRLGLKMTLSSLNTDRERHIMREILCLVCASHNGVSESEVLDLFPELQLPFLSSVLYRLNRLCIVTLRCGLIRFQHLQAWEAVRLEFLGGGSSSATYREKLIHYFSQQLGQNRVTWRVADELPWLLQQQEDRTKLQLSLLNLFVSQNLYKRGHFSELLAYWQYVGKDKSSMASEYFDSLKHYEKSCESEDSMTNLANLYETLGRFLKDLGLPSQAVAPLQRSLEIRETALDPDHPSVARSLHQLAGVYVQWKKYGNAEQLYKQALEISENAYGAEHASVARELESLAMLYQKQNKYEQAEKLRKRSVKIRQKTARQKGHMYGFTLLRRRALQLEELTLGKDSADCAKTLNELGVLYYLQNNLDAAKVFLTRSLEMRQRVLGPDHPDCAQSLNNLAALHTERREYETAEDMYERALDIRKKALSPDHPSLAYTLKHLAMLYKRRGKLEKAVPLYELSLEIREKSFGPKHPSVATALVNLAVIYCQLKKHNDALPLYERALKVYEDSLGRSHPRVGETLKNLAVLSYEEGDFEKAAELYKRAMEIKEAEPSLVCGNAPSRHSSSGDTFSLRGPAPLPHAPR from the exons ATGGGCACCGCATCCTCTTTGGTCAGCCCCGGAGAGGTGATCGAGGATGGATATGGAGGTGAAGGTGGGGAAGCCTGTGAGATCCCGGTGGAGGTCAAGCCCAAAGCCCGACTCCTGCGCAGTTCCTTTCGCAGAGGACCTCGGGTGATTGGGGCCAGTTTCAAATCCACCGGTTCTGTGGATCTAGAGTATGCTGCTGAGTATGAAAGACTCCGTAAAGAGTATGAAATCTTCCGTGTTAGTAAGAATAATGAGATATCATCCATGCAAAAGAAGGAAGCCAAGCTGGATGAAGAGAACAAGAGGCTGAGAGCTGAGCTACAG GCTCTGCAGAAGACCTATCAGAAGATActtagagaaaaagagagtgctCTTGAGGCAAAGTACCAAGCTATGGAGAGGGCTGCCACTTTTGAACATGATAGGGACAAAGTAAAACGACAATTTAAG ATTTTCCGcgagacaaaagaaaaggagattCAGGATCTCCTGCGGGCCAAAAGGGACTTGGAAGCCAAACTTCAACAGTTGCAGGCTCAGGGCATCCAAGTCTATGACCCAAATGATTCTGACTCAGATGACAACCAGACATCTGTCACTG CTGCAGGGACACAGTGTGAGTACTGGACTGGTGGTGTGCTGGGAAGTGAGCCCTCTATGGGTAGTATGATGCAGTTGCAACAGACTTTCCGAGGACCAGAATTTGCGCACAGTTTGATAGATGTGGAGGGACCCTTTGCAAATGTAAGCAGAG ATGACTGGGATGCTGCAGTGGCCAGTTTGCTTCAGGTCTCCCCTCATGTGCCCCAGGCCTTATGGAGTAACACAGTGCGCTGCTATTTAATCTTTACCCAGGAGACCAAAGCTGAGCTGGATATCTTTATTAAG AAGAACTCTCCTCTTTTACGGAAGATGTGTGAGGGTCTTGGCCATTTCTACCTGAATATCTGCTTCCCAGAGGAAAGTGCTGCTTCATATGCTGTGGAGCGCAAGCAGGAGATTGAAAGGagctctgtctgtgtgcttcTTCTCAAATCTACTGTCACTAG CTCTGCTGTGGAGGATTGTGAGGAAGCTTTTGTGAAGAATCCAGAAGGCCATCCACTGGTACTCTACCTCAAGACTGAAGAAGATCACAATTTGACTGGACCCACCAGGCAACTGCTAGAAAGGGTCAATGCTGCAGACAAGGCTGCTAAAGTCAAG GTGGTTGATCATAGTGGTTCCGCAGAGGATGGAGCTGACCTGATTTATGCCCAGCTAGAGAAAGTCATCAAACAG GAGTTGCTGGGTCTTGAAGGAGCAGATACTGACTCTAAGGACTCTGGGATAGAGGAGGGACGTGAGGAAGACTCTGGAGATGTGTTGTGGGACCTGCACGATGAACAGGAACAGATTGAGTCTTATCAGCAGGCTTGTAGCAGCACCACCTCTCAATTAGGCTTCCAGAAG TATATAGATCGTTTGAATGACATGATAGCTGCTCCCCCTCCCACCCCTCCTCTGCTGGTGTCTGGTGGTCCAGGCTCAGGAAAGTCTCTACTGCTCTCCAAATG GATTGAGCTGCAGCAGAAGCAGTCCCCCAACACCTTGTTCCTTTATCATTTCGTTGGTCGTCCGCTTTCTACAAGCTCAGAGCCAGTTCTCATTATCAAACGCCTCACAGTCAAA CTGCTGCAGCACTTTTGGTCCATTTCTGGCTTGTCCATGGAGCCAAGTAAGATCTTGGAGGAGTTTCCCCGCTGGCTTGAAAGGCTTTCAGCACGGCATCAAGGaaacatcatcattatcatcgACTCAATTGACCAAATAGAG CAAGCGGAAAGACACATGAAGTGGCTGATTGACCCTCTACCTGTCAATGTTAGAGTGGTGGTGTCTGTCAATGTTGAGACATGTCCTCAAGCTTGGAG GTTGTGGCCCACACTCCACTTGGACCCGTTGAGTCCCCGAGAGGTCAGGAGTGTTGTCAATGCAGAATGCCAGAGCATGGATCTCAGACTTACTAAGGACCAG GAGAAGAAATTGGAAAGGCACTGTCGCTCAGCATCAACCTGCAATGCATTATATGTCACACTACTGGCAAGGATGATCACCAG CAGTAGATCATGTTGGTCACAGGAGAAAGGCATGGAGCAGTGTCTGCAGTGTCAGGACACCATGTCGCTCTACCGCCTGGGACTCAAGATGACGCTGAGCTCGctcaacacagacagagagcgaCACATTATGAGAGAG ATACTGTGCCTTGTATGTGCCAGCCATAATGGAGTGAGTGAGTCAGAGGTACTAGACCTTTTCCCAGAGCTACAGttacctttcctttcctctgtgcTGTACCGCCTGAACAGACTCTGCATTGTAACCCTCCGCTGTGGGCTCATCAGATTTCAACACCTGCAG GCTTGGGAAGCTGTGAGGTTGGAGTTCCTGGGTGGAGGAAGCAGCTCAGCCACTTACAGAGAGAAACTCATCCATTACTTCAGCCAACAACTCGG ccaGAATCGTGTGACGTGGCGTGTTGCAGATGAGCTTCCCTGGCTGCTCCAACAGCAGGAAGACAGGACTAAGCTGCAGCTCAGCCTCTTGAACCTGTTTGTCTCCCAAAACCTCTACAAGAG gGGTCATTTCTCAGAGTTGCTGGCCTATTGGCAGTATGTGGGCAAAGACAAAAGCTCAATGGCCAGTGAGTACTTTGACTCCCTGAAACACTATGAGaagagctgtgagagtgaagACAGCATGACCAATTTGGCAAACCTGTATGAGACTTTAGGACGTTTCCTTAAAGACCTGGGCCTTCCAAGTCAG GCTGTAGCCCCTTTACAAAGGTCCCTTGAGATCAGGGAGACAGCCCTGGACCCAGACCATCCCAGCGTAGCTCGCTCCCTGCACCAGCTGGCCGGGGTTTATgttcagtggaagaagtatgGCAACGCTGAGCAGCTGTATAAGCAGGCCCTGGAGATAAGCGAGAACGCCTACGGTGCTGAGCACGCCAGCGTAGCACGAGAGCTAGAATCACTCGCCATGCTCtatcagaaacaaaacaa GTATGAACAAGCAGAGAAACTCAGGAAGAGGTCAGTGAAGATACGTCAGAAAACCGCTCGCCAGAAAGGTCATATG TATGGCTTCACTTTGTTAAGGCGGAGAGCTCTACAGCTTGAGGAGCTAACCTTGGGGAAAGACTCTGCTGACTGTGCCAAGACACTTAATGAACTGGGAGTCCTGTACTACCTCCAAAACAACCTGGA TGCAGCCAAGGTTTTTTTGACCCGGTCTCTTGAGATGCGTCAGCGTGTCCTCGGTCCAGATCATCCAGACTGTGCTCAGTCCCTCAACAACCTGGCTGCACTGCACACTGAGAGGAGGGAGTATGAAACAGCTGAGGACATGTATGAGAGGGCGCTGGACATTCGCAAGAAGGCCTTGTCCCCAGACCACCCATCGCTGgcatacacactcaaacacctGGCCATGCTCTATAAACGCAGA GGGAAGCTGGAGAAGGCTGTGCCACTGTATGAGCTCTCTCTGGAAATCAGGGAAAAAAGTTTTGGGCCCAAACATCCCAGTGTAGCCACAGCACTGGTTAACCTGGCTGTAATATACTGCCAATTG AAGAAGCACAATGATGCCTTGCCTCTTTATGAACGAGCACTTAAAGTGTATGAGGACAGTTTGGGGCGCTCACATCCACGAGTCGGAGAGACCCTAAAAAACCTGGCTGTGCTAAG CTATGAAGAGGGCGACTTTGAGAAGGCAGCAGAGCTTTACAAGCGTGCAATGGAAATTAAAGAGGCAGAGCCATCGCTAGTGTGTGGAAATGCCCCGTCCCGTCATTCCTCCAGTGGGGACACATTTAGCCTGAGAGGACCTGCTCCCCTCCCACATGCCCCAAGGTGA
- the LOC120790201 gene encoding LOW QUALITY PROTEIN: uracil nucleotide/cysteinyl leukotriene receptor (The sequence of the model RefSeq protein was modified relative to this genomic sequence to represent the inferred CDS: inserted 2 bases in 1 codon), which translates to MNISEEERQGFDGSGSHQENIVFSTFYILIFIIAVPGNALVLWAFFYHSSTSPSVVFLRHLSVADMSYMLILPMRIIYHLSDSHWPFGHVLCQLSGFLFYLNLYCSLYLMSLISLDRFLAVVLPIKSQSVTKAKYAKVAVGFLWVIVIVSMSPIXFKKKKKMTNNSTGICTMLYLENTSHTALVSTIVAFVIPLTTIVVSYVLILLKLRTVKQQEERPGKDKAIKMILVIVINFLLAFLPYHVSWVIYIEIQSHSNMAATSRQSLGRANQITSALTCVSGVLDPVMYFFLNQAYRNKLLQFCCKNRAGDQ; encoded by the exons ATGAATATctctgaggaggagagacagggcTTCGATGGCAGTGGCTCCCACCAAGAGAACATTGTCTTCTCTACATTTTACATCCTGATTTTCATCATTGCTGTGCCTGGGAATGCTTTGGTGCTGTGGGCCTTCTTTTACCACAGCAGTACATCTCCATCTGTGGTCTTCCTGAGGCATCTTTCTGTTGCAGACATGTCTTATATGCTCATTTTACCCATGCGTATAATTTACCACCTGTCTGACAGCCACTGGCCTTTTGGACATGTGCTCTGTCAACTATCAGGCTTCCTCTTTTACCTAAACTTGTATTGCAGCCTCTACTTAATGAGTCTGATCAGCCTTGACAGATTTCTGGCTGTGGTTCTACCTATAAAATCACAGTCAGTTACGAAGGCTAAATATGCGAAGGTAGCTGTTGGCTTTCTTTGGGTGATAGTTATTGTGTCTATGAGtccaat atttaaaaaaaaaaagaaaatgaccaaCAACTCAACTGGCATCTGCACGATGCTGTACTTAGAAAATACATCTCACACTGCTTTGGTTTCCACAATTGTGGCATTTGTTATTCCCCTTACCACCATAGTGGTTTCCTATGTACTGATTCTGTTAAAACTACGGACAGTCAAACAACAAGAGGAACGACCAGGGAAAGACAAAGCCATAAAAATGATCCTCGTCATTGTGATTAACTTCCTTCTTGCATTTTTACCTTACCATGTCAGCTGGGTAATCTATATTGAAATTCAGAGTCATAGCAATATGGCTGCAACAAGCCGCCAGTCACTGGGAAGAGCCAATCAGATCACATCTGCACTTACCTGTGTCAGTGGTGTACTGGACCCTGTCATGTATTTCTTCCTGAACCAAGCATACAGGAACAAATTGCTCCAGTTTTGCTGTAAAAATAGGGCAGGTGACCAATAA